Sequence from the Pirellulales bacterium genome:
ATGCCCAGCGGCAACGGGCGGCGTCGCTGGTGGGGCTCGATCGCTTTGCGGACGCCGCCGGAGTGCTCGAACGGTTGCTGGCTGCCATGCCCGAACCGCAGGCGGCCACTTGGGCCCGCGCCGAGTTGGCCGTGTGCCTGGCCAAGACGAACCAGCTTGAACGGGCCAAGACCGTCTTTCGGGAGGCATCGCAGCAGGCCGCCGGCAGCGAGGTGTTGCCCGCGGCCGTGCTGGCACTGGGCGATGCGGCACTCGAGCAGAACGATCCGGCCTGGGCCAGCGAATTGTATCAGCAGTTGGCGAGCGAGAAATCGGCTTACCGCGCTCGCGCCCTGTGGGGCCTGGCACGCAGCCGCGTGAAGCTGGACGAATCGTCGCAGGCCGTGGCGGCCTTGGACCAGTTGCTCGCTGATTACGCCGGCGATCCGCTGGCCTCGGAAGCGGCCCTGGCTCGCGGGCAGCTTTTGGACCATCTCGAGAAGCACGAAGCGGCCCTGCGGTCGTATCGCCAGGTGATGGAGGCTTATGGGTCCAGCCCGCAACTTGCCCTGGCGATGCTGGCCGCCGCCCGACTTGAGGAGCGACTCAAGCGGCCCAAAGAAGCCGCAAAGCTTTATGAAGAGCTCGACCGCAAGTTTCCCGACTCGCCGGAGCACGACGCCGTGCTTTATGAATGGGCCTGGGCGCTGCGCGCGGCGGGCGAGCTGGACAAGGCCGACGCGATCTTCGAGCGTTCGCGGGCGGCCATGCCGCGCAGCCGTTTTTGGGCCGACGCGGTCTATCGCCTGGCCGAGCGGGCCTACGAAGCGAAGGACTATGCACGTGCCGGACAGCTTGTCGCCGAACTGATCGCTGGCGAGCCGGGTCCGCAGGTGTTGCCGCACGCACTCTATCTTGAGGGACAAATCGCGGCGGCGAAAAACGAGTGGCCGCGCGTGCCGGCCCCTTTGCAGCGGCTGGCGGCCGACTTCCCCGACAGCCCGCTATTGCCGTTGGCCCGTTACCTGACGGCGGAAGCGGCCTATCGACAAAGCGAGTTCGATCGCGCGGCGGAGTTGTTCCGAGAGTTGGCCGAGTCCACGAGTGGCCGAAACGACAAGTGGCTGGCGATGGTCCCGCTTCGCCGGGCGCAGATTCTTACCCATCAGAAGCAGTGGCACGACGCCTTGGAGTTGGCCTCGCAGATCGAGACCGATTTTCCTGATTTCGAGCAGCTTTACGAGATCGATTACGTGATCGGCCGTTGCCAAGCCAGCTTGGGAGAGTTTGACGAGGCCCGCGCCGCCTATCGCCGCGTGGTCAAGAGCGAGTCGGGCGCCAAGACCGAAACGGCGGCCAAGGCCCAATGGATGCTGGGCGAGACGTTCTTTCACCAGAAGAACTACGAATCGGCGCTGCGCGAGTATCTCAAGGTCGAAATCCTGTATGATTACCCGATGTGGCAGGCCGCGGCCTTGTTCGAAGCGGCCAAGTGCCACGAACATCTTGGCGAGCCGAAAGAGGCGCAGGAGCTTTACGCGAAGCTGGTCAAGGCGTATCCCGATTCGCCGCTGGCCAAAGACGCGGCCGGACGGTTGAAAGCCTTTGAGGCCCGTGCGCAGAAATGATCGAGATGCAGCAACACAACGAAGGGGAATTGCAAATTGCAAATTGGCTGAGAGGCGTCGTCGCCGTCTTGGCGCTCGCGATCGGCCAATTCGCCGGTTCCGCCTGGGCCCAAGAGGACGATCCTGCGGAACAATCGCCCGTTGCCGCCGCGCCCGCCTCGACGAGCGATCTGATTCCGCAGCGCAATCTGCTGCAAATCGTCAAAGCGGGCGGCATCTTGATGGTGCCGATCATCTTCTGCTCGTTCATCACGCTGGTGTTTGTGTTCGAACGGGCGATCGCGCTGCGTTGGGGCCGGGTGATTCCGC
This genomic interval carries:
- a CDS encoding tetratricopeptide repeat protein yields the protein MSPAFVAVVLALPCATAAAGPAEDQYAVAAGHYQQKRWKFAADEFRTFLADYPQHANAGKARFYLAESLVQLRRFDEAAQAFRAFAEQSPQDRLANKARFRAGEATYLAGHYDRARAELDRFTRDLPDDPLNAYALPYLGDLALRNNDFPRAQQLFTEALRRFAQGPLADDCRFGLARSLEAQGQHDDARRLFLAVAAKPTSNLADNAQFRLAASFYATGDYEQALASFQELIEHPRFARSGLRTKAALAEGESLFQLHRLDLARQRFESLLEEPSVAVEARYWLGLVQAAQGDWTTAAESLQAAAERAGGDQKLAAAAHFHAGDALFHADKTAEAKAEFALVLKNWPQTELAEKSLLGLMQVALATGDHPSVDQLAAQFGEHYRQTALRPQVDRIVGRSLLARKDYVAATVLFERLLTTAGQERQNADRCLLAAAYVGQSRFDEALQTIDALSLAEQPSADDRELWIDAQRQRAASLVGLDRFADAAGVLERLLAAMPEPQAATWARAELAVCLAKTNQLERAKTVFREASQQAAGSEVLPAAVLALGDAALEQNDPAWASELYQQLASEKSAYRARALWGLARSRVKLDESSQAVAALDQLLADYAGDPLASEAALARGQLLDHLEKHEAALRSYRQVMEAYGSSPQLALAMLAAARLEERLKRPKEAAKLYEELDRKFPDSPEHDAVLYEWAWALRAAGELDKADAIFERSRAAMPRSRFWADAVYRLAERAYEAKDYARAGQLVAELIAGEPGPQVLPHALYLEGQIAAAKNEWPRVPAPLQRLAADFPDSPLLPLARYLTAEAAYRQSEFDRAAELFRELAESTSGRNDKWLAMVPLRRAQILTHQKQWHDALELASQIETDFPDFEQLYEIDYVIGRCQASLGEFDEARAAYRRVVKSESGAKTETAAKAQWMLGETFFHQKNYESALREYLKVEILYDYPMWQAAALFEAAKCHEHLGEPKEAQELYAKLVKAYPDSPLAKDAAGRLKAFEARAQK